In Amia ocellicauda isolate fAmiCal2 chromosome 5, fAmiCal2.hap1, whole genome shotgun sequence, a genomic segment contains:
- the LOC136750356 gene encoding GTPase KRas isoform X1: MTEYKLVVVGAGGVGKSALTIQLIQNHFVDEYDPTIEDSYRKQVVIDGETCLLDILDTAGQEEYSAMRDQYMRTGEGFLCVFAINNTKSFEDIHHYREQIKRVKDSEDVPMVLVGNKCDLPSRTVDTKQAQDLARNYGIPFIETSAKTRQRVEDAFYTLVREIRQYRLKKLSKEEKTPRCVPLKKCVVM, from the exons ATGACAGAATATAAGCTTGTGGTTGTTGGAGCTGGTGGTGTTGGGAAGAGCGCCCTGACAATACAACTTATCCAGAACCATTTTGTGGATGAATATGATCCAACAATTgag GATTCATACAGAAAACAAGTGGTAATCGATGGGGAGACGTGTTTGTTGGACATTCTCGACACTGCGGGTCAAGAGGAGTATAGTGCAATGAGAGACCAGTATATGAGAACGGGGGAGGgctttctctgtgtgtttgccattaataatactaaatcaTTTGAAGATATACACCACTATAG AGAACAGATAAAAAGAGTGAAAGACTCTGAAGATGTTCCCATGGTTCTGGTAGGAAACAAATGTGATCTCCCATCCAGAACAGTAGACACAAAACAAGCTCAGGACTTAGCCAGAAATTACGGAATTCCTTTCATAGAGACATCGGCAAAGACGAGACAG AGAGTGGAGGATGCCTTTTATACTCTGGTACGGGAGATCAGACAGTACCGGCTGAAAAAGCTCAGCAAAGAAGAAAAGACACCACGCTGTGTGCCCCTTAAAAAATGTGTTGTAATGTGA
- the LOC136750355 gene encoding uncharacterized protein LOC136750355, producing the protein MALQDTDCNSSFLTSGPCSPDPMNKACLFDDSELLFDSSSVGSSHEIPDLLVPETPSPVFSKIRKRLHRSKGMNGVIGEEEHKNGLHQESTVSEETEPRSRHDCELSRTPPCQKRKRRKISVFDTMLMAGRRDGVETISGRGARSAQATHNGFVSASSLLAANHCTSAHPRTPFSSSSSSTSSSVSVAPSSGALVGEGRSVSPVFLKDAADQTLLPTRKSERSGAHSHHRESKQRSRSRPQTAQSIPAFLHNGQEPGIFEQDWDDLLPFAEDDFLQRSREPLMAEAGQAEEIVISDDDDDVLVEAVVRSAQMEEDEAFARSLQAQFDREEQQQQQQQQQQQQQQQQQQQSSYNRSAHRSYPPGYNGRFDYSVHFHPMVASSHLSPFMYSFPQFSGLDRALGPRGSRSRSSRNNHLHRAIQDLFDDSQGNNYEALLAFEENQGSAVSKPTLSTTQIERLPTKTFNPAYSAGKTECQICFSDYAEGEHLRILPCLHDYHVQCIDRWLKENATCPICRVDVKTV; encoded by the exons ATGGCACTGCAAGACACAGACTGCAACTCATCTTTTCTGACATCTGGGCCCTGCAGTCCAGACCCCATGAACAAAGCCTGCTTATTCGATGACAGCGAGTTACTCTTTGATTCCTCAAGTGTCGGCAGCAGCCACGAGATCCCAGACCTTCTCGTTCCTGAAACGCCGAG CCCAGTTTTCTCCAAAATTCGCAAGAGGCTGCATAGGTCCAAAGGAATGAATGGAGTGATTGGGGaggaagaacataagaat GGTCTACATCAAGAGTCTACAGTGAGTGAGGAAACAGAGCCAAGGAGTAGGCATGATTGTGAACTGAGCAGAACTCCTCCCTGCCAGAAGCGGAAGCGCCGAAAGATTTCAGTTTTTGACACAATGCTGATGGCAGGCAGGAGGGACGGTGTGGAGACCATCTCTGGCCGGGGCGCTCGGAGTGCACAAGCCACGCATAATGGGTTTGTTTCCGCTTCTTCCTTGCTGGCTGCCAACCACTGTACCTCAGCCCACCCTAGGACTCCTTTCTCCTCGtcttcctcctccacctcctcttcAGTTAGTGTGGCCCCTTCATCGGGAGCCTTGGTTGGGGAAGGCCGCTCTGTGTCACCAGTATTTTTGAAGGATGCTGCGGACCAGACTCTTCTACCCACACGGAAAAGCGAGCGATCTGGAGCTCACAGCCATCACAGAGAAAGCAAGCAGAGATCCAGGTCCAGGCCACAGACAGCGCAGTCCATCCCAGCCTTCTTGCACAATGGTCAGGAACCTGGGATATTTGAGCAGGACTGGGACGACCTCCTGCCCTTTG CAGAGGATGATTTCCTCCAGAGGAGCAGGGAACCTCTCATGGCTGAAGCAGGACAGGCGGAGGAGATTGTCATCAgcgatgatgatgacgatgtcCTTGTTGAAGCGGTGGTGCGCTCTGCTCAGATGGAGGAAGATGAGGCATTTGCTAGAAGTCTCCAG GCTCAGTTTGACAGagaggaacaacaacaacaacagcagcagcagcaacagcaacaacaacaacaacagcaacagcagtctTCATACAACAGATCAGCACACAGGTCCTATCCA CCTGGATACAATGGGAGATTTGACTACAGTGTACATTTCCATCCAATGGTTGCCTCCAGCCACCTCAGTCCCTTCATGTATAGTTTTCCTCAGTTCTCAGGACTTG ACAGGGCTCTCGGACCTCGTGGTTCAAGGTCCAGAAGCTCCCGCAACAATCACCTGCATCGTGCCATTCAAGACCTGTTTGATGACAGCCAGGGAAACAATTATGAG gcaCTTCTTGCTTTTGAGGAGAATCAGGGTTCAGCTGTCAGCAAGCCCACACTGAGCACAACACAGATTGAACGCCTGCCGACCAAAACCTTCAATCCTGCCTACAGTGCAGGGAAGACAGA ATGTCAAATCTGCTTCTCTGACTACGCTGAGGGCGAGCATCTGAGGATATTGCCGTGTTTGCACGATTACCATGTGCAGTGTATTGATCGCTGGTTAAAG GAAAATGCAACCTGTCCTATTTGCCGAGTGGATGTTAAAACAGTCTGA
- the LOC136750356 gene encoding GTPase KRas isoform X2, with the protein MTEYKLVVVGAGGVGKSALTIQLIQNHFVDEYDPTIEDSYRKQVVIDGETCLLDILDTAGQEEYSAMRDQYMRTGEGFLCVFAINNTKSFEDIHHYREQIKRVKDSEDVPMVLVGNKCDLPSRTVDTKQAQDLARNYGIPFIETSAKTRQGVDDAFYTLVREIRKHKEKMSKDGKKKKKKSKTKCIIM; encoded by the exons ATGACAGAATATAAGCTTGTGGTTGTTGGAGCTGGTGGTGTTGGGAAGAGCGCCCTGACAATACAACTTATCCAGAACCATTTTGTGGATGAATATGATCCAACAATTgag GATTCATACAGAAAACAAGTGGTAATCGATGGGGAGACGTGTTTGTTGGACATTCTCGACACTGCGGGTCAAGAGGAGTATAGTGCAATGAGAGACCAGTATATGAGAACGGGGGAGGgctttctctgtgtgtttgccattaataatactaaatcaTTTGAAGATATACACCACTATAG AGAACAGATAAAAAGAGTGAAAGACTCTGAAGATGTTCCCATGGTTCTGGTAGGAAACAAATGTGATCTCCCATCCAGAACAGTAGACACAAAACAAGCTCAGGACTTAGCCAGAAATTACGGAATTCCTTTCATAGAGACATCGGCAAAGACGAGACAG GGCGTGGATGATGCCTTTTACACATTAGTTAGAGAAATCCGAAAGCACAAAGAGAAGATGAGCAAAGAtgggaaaaagaagaaaaagaagtcaAAGACAAAGTGTATAATTATGTGA
- the LOC136750356 gene encoding GTPase KRas isoform X3 has product MTEYKLVVVGAGGVGKSALTIQLIQNHFVDEYDPTIEDSYRKQVVIDGETCLLDILDTAGQEEYSAMRDQYMRTGEGFLCVFAINNTKSFEDIHHYREQIKRVKDSEDVPMVLVGNKCDLPSRTVDTKQAQDLARNYGIPFIETSAKTRQRVEDAFYTLVREIRQYRLKKLSKEEKTPRCVPLKKCVVMGVDDAFYTLVREIRKHKEKMSKDGKKKKKKSKTKCIIM; this is encoded by the exons ATGACAGAATATAAGCTTGTGGTTGTTGGAGCTGGTGGTGTTGGGAAGAGCGCCCTGACAATACAACTTATCCAGAACCATTTTGTGGATGAATATGATCCAACAATTgag GATTCATACAGAAAACAAGTGGTAATCGATGGGGAGACGTGTTTGTTGGACATTCTCGACACTGCGGGTCAAGAGGAGTATAGTGCAATGAGAGACCAGTATATGAGAACGGGGGAGGgctttctctgtgtgtttgccattaataatactaaatcaTTTGAAGATATACACCACTATAG AGAACAGATAAAAAGAGTGAAAGACTCTGAAGATGTTCCCATGGTTCTGGTAGGAAACAAATGTGATCTCCCATCCAGAACAGTAGACACAAAACAAGCTCAGGACTTAGCCAGAAATTACGGAATTCCTTTCATAGAGACATCGGCAAAGACGAGACAG AGAGTGGAGGATGCCTTTTATACTCTGGTACGGGAGATCAGACAGTACCGGCTGAAAAAGCTCAGCAAAGAAGAAAAGACACCACGCTGTGTGCCCCTTAAAAAATGTGTTGTAAT G GGCGTGGATGATGCCTTTTACACATTAGTTAGAGAAATCCGAAAGCACAAAGAGAAGATGAGCAAAGAtgggaaaaagaagaaaaagaagtcaAAGACAAAGTGTATAATTATGTGA